A single genomic interval of Pseudomonadales bacterium harbors:
- a CDS encoding molybdopterin-dependent oxidoreductase, producing MTAATKPVHNSIKPGRWIKSTCKMCLHSCTSRIHITDDGIVNKIEGDPSNPSNNGKLCPKGNSAILRHYDPNRFKQPLKRTNPVKGVGIDPGWVPISWEEAFSIVASELKKSIDQDPRKLICSIEDFQKMNTWIWGLSFGNNNCFNSNGTMCGGAYHPANGYIHSTFAAANDAKHCNYWINNGTGDGFSSHLHAAAQSNWVAKARMERGMRMVTVEPRLSISGAKSQEWIPIRPATDRHFALGLCQVLIEAGLCDYEFLKKDTNAPYLAGEDGYFVRNAEGKIYVWDAIDNRAKLWDDPSIRDFALEGSYTVEGKSCKPAFQRFRDILDADCKPEQVERITTIPAATTRRIARELAKAAQIGATIEIDGRTLPFRPAAYNYYRGAQGRKMGMQANHAYKMVNFLIGSIDTPGGHIGVTLDDKWEDFNHIVPGENGQIEGIPHQLGHVPPFSYPSNEFHLFSHFPVGVHPPHLNLEVFLNKQKYGIEFDPDVMVVCHSNPLWAMQGPRTKWFEFMKSMRFVVAIDIIPTETTDFADVILPTTDALESWNMTMIEPPHTEGMCLRQPATEPLYDVKSEEDIFYELSERLGVLESYNDMVNMICGFDHSPNLMLERDKKYTDKEIARRKGLLWNGKDLDWYIEHGHSVTERRPDKWYRPWQGMRLLFYIEDMLVQRDKLKAKMEELDVPYRHDWQWDDYSPLPTALLDPIHTDEPPEYDLYGIFFKDIQINFGESLTNPWIKDIVYRDPVHTALLLNTQTAAKKGLKAGDILKVESPYGCIYGRLGTTEAMHPDTLAVSNSLSRVRNTHRNVRHAGGHFNDLLPYNLRHTDAVTGQPDTATRLKITRLDDWPEELKLGKSVYDVVDDVAKGKGAL from the coding sequence ATGACCGCTGCAACAAAGCCGGTGCACAATTCCATCAAGCCGGGCAGGTGGATCAAATCGACCTGCAAGATGTGCCTGCACTCGTGCACCTCGCGCATCCATATCACCGACGACGGCATCGTCAACAAGATCGAAGGTGACCCGAGCAACCCGTCGAACAATGGCAAGCTGTGCCCGAAGGGCAACTCGGCGATCTTGCGCCATTACGACCCGAACCGCTTCAAACAGCCACTCAAGCGCACCAACCCGGTCAAGGGCGTCGGCATCGACCCGGGCTGGGTGCCGATCAGCTGGGAAGAAGCGTTCTCGATCGTGGCAAGCGAGCTGAAGAAGTCGATCGATCAGGATCCGCGCAAGCTGATCTGTTCGATCGAAGACTTCCAGAAGATGAATACGTGGATCTGGGGGTTGTCGTTCGGCAACAACAACTGCTTCAACTCGAACGGCACGATGTGTGGCGGTGCGTATCATCCGGCCAACGGGTACATCCACTCGACCTTCGCTGCAGCCAACGACGCCAAGCATTGCAATTACTGGATCAACAACGGCACCGGCGACGGCTTTTCCTCACACCTTCACGCCGCAGCCCAATCCAACTGGGTGGCCAAGGCGCGCATGGAACGCGGCATGCGGATGGTCACCGTCGAGCCACGTCTGTCGATCAGCGGCGCCAAATCGCAGGAGTGGATTCCGATCCGCCCCGCGACCGACCGCCATTTCGCACTGGGGCTCTGCCAGGTTCTGATCGAGGCGGGGTTGTGCGACTACGAATTCCTGAAGAAGGATACGAACGCACCGTACCTGGCCGGTGAAGACGGTTACTTCGTGCGCAACGCCGAAGGCAAGATCTACGTATGGGACGCGATCGACAATCGCGCCAAGCTCTGGGATGACCCGAGCATCCGCGATTTTGCCCTCGAGGGCAGCTATACCGTCGAGGGCAAGAGCTGCAAGCCGGCGTTCCAGCGCTTCCGTGACATCCTCGACGCCGACTGCAAACCCGAGCAGGTCGAGCGCATCACGACGATACCGGCCGCGACCACCCGGCGCATCGCGCGCGAGCTCGCGAAGGCGGCGCAGATCGGCGCCACCATCGAGATCGACGGACGCACGCTGCCGTTTCGCCCTGCCGCGTACAACTACTATCGCGGCGCGCAGGGCCGCAAGATGGGCATGCAGGCGAACCACGCCTACAAGATGGTCAATTTCCTGATCGGTTCGATCGACACTCCCGGGGGACACATCGGCGTCACCCTGGACGACAAGTGGGAAGACTTCAACCATATCGTCCCGGGCGAAAATGGCCAGATCGAAGGCATCCCGCACCAGCTCGGACACGTGCCTCCGTTTTCCTACCCGTCGAACGAATTCCACCTGTTCAGCCATTTCCCGGTCGGCGTGCATCCCCCGCACCTGAATCTCGAAGTGTTCCTGAACAAGCAGAAATACGGCATCGAGTTCGACCCCGACGTGATGGTGGTGTGCCACTCGAATCCGCTGTGGGCGATGCAGGGGCCGCGTACCAAGTGGTTCGAGTTCATGAAGTCGATGCGTTTCGTCGTGGCGATCGACATCATCCCGACCGAAACCACTGATTTCGCGGACGTGATCCTGCCGACGACCGACGCCCTCGAATCATGGAACATGACCATGATCGAGCCACCGCACACCGAAGGCATGTGCCTGCGTCAACCGGCAACCGAACCGCTCTACGACGTGAAGAGCGAAGAGGACATCTTCTACGAACTGTCCGAACGTCTGGGCGTGCTCGAATCCTACAACGACATGGTGAACATGATCTGCGGCTTCGACCACAGCCCGAACCTGATGCTCGAACGCGACAAGAAATACACGGACAAGGAGATCGCCCGGCGCAAGGGGTTGCTGTGGAACGGCAAGGATCTGGACTGGTACATCGAACACGGTCACTCCGTCACCGAACGTCGTCCGGACAAGTGGTACCGGCCATGGCAAGGCATGCGACTGCTGTTCTACATCGAGGACATGCTGGTGCAGCGCGACAAGCTGAAGGCCAAAATGGAGGAACTCGACGTTCCGTACCGCCACGACTGGCAGTGGGACGACTATTCGCCGCTGCCGACTGCGCTCCTCGACCCGATCCATACCGACGAACCGCCGGAGTACGACCTGTACGGTATCTTCTTCAAGGATATCCAGATCAACTTCGGCGAGAGCCTGACCAACCCGTGGATCAAGGACATCGTCTACCGTGATCCGGTCCACACGGCGCTGCTGCTGAACACGCAGACCGCAGCGAAAAAGGGGCTGAAGGCTGGCGATATCCTGAAAGTCGAATCGCCCTACGGATGCATCTACGGCCGGCTCGGTACCACGGAAGCGATGCATCCGGACACGCTCGCGGTATCGAACTCGCTGTCGCGCGTGCGCAACACGCACCGCAACGTGCGTCACGCGGGCGGACACTTCAACGACCTGTTGCCGTACAACCTGCGTCACACCGACGCAGTGACCGGGCAACCGGACACGGCAACGCGCCTGAAAATCACGCGCCTCGACGACTGGCCGGAAGAATTGAAGCTCGGCAAGTCCGTCTACGACGTCGTGGACGATGTTGCAAAAGGAAAGGGAGCACTCTGA
- a CDS encoding AraC family transcriptional regulator ligand-binding domain-containing protein: MEPEAAGVPAAKFLRLFDYLDEQGIDSTTVAAAIGLDRVAITAAPASDGLPRLHYARLYNETVRRLQSSEPGLPWGAGIGGKPFRLMAFCIVSCRTLGEALARAADFESVVSPQLKGDRITLEQHGELVRLVYQYRLLDAQHRFVPRAMQGTIWPLVVGRGSGLTVWHAFCGWLIGRSLDLHAVGVGVPALGERYREKLERQFDCPVTAVEGNSFLEFSARMLEHRLVHDATSLEDMLRNGPYQLMQMDCKPPSTSAAIRSLLGNKFADGVPGFEQIAARLGMSPSSLRRRLMNERTSYQRLKDECRRDEAIHLLESSDSSIAAIGERLGFTEASSFIRSFRGWTGTTPSGFRNQMKEGPAGPS; encoded by the coding sequence GTGGAACCCGAGGCGGCTGGCGTACCGGCCGCGAAGTTTCTGCGGCTGTTCGATTACCTGGACGAGCAGGGCATCGACAGTACCACCGTTGCGGCGGCAATCGGACTCGATCGGGTGGCGATCACCGCTGCGCCAGCCAGCGATGGCTTGCCGCGCCTTCACTACGCGCGGCTCTACAACGAGACCGTACGGCGTCTGCAGTCGAGCGAACCTGGCCTGCCGTGGGGTGCCGGAATCGGCGGCAAGCCGTTTCGGCTGATGGCCTTCTGTATCGTTTCCTGTCGCACGCTTGGCGAGGCGCTGGCGCGGGCGGCGGACTTCGAAAGTGTGGTATCGCCGCAGCTCAAGGGCGATCGCATCACGCTCGAGCAGCATGGCGAGCTGGTACGCCTGGTGTATCAGTACCGGCTGCTCGATGCGCAGCATCGTTTCGTGCCGCGTGCGATGCAGGGGACGATCTGGCCACTGGTGGTCGGGCGTGGTTCGGGGTTGACGGTCTGGCACGCATTCTGTGGCTGGCTGATCGGGCGTTCGCTGGATCTGCATGCGGTCGGCGTTGGGGTGCCGGCGCTGGGCGAGCGTTACCGCGAGAAACTGGAACGGCAGTTCGATTGCCCGGTGACAGCGGTGGAAGGCAATTCGTTCCTCGAGTTTTCCGCCCGCATGCTGGAGCATCGTCTGGTGCACGATGCCACTTCACTGGAAGACATGTTGCGCAACGGGCCTTATCAGTTGATGCAGATGGACTGCAAACCGCCGAGTACCAGCGCTGCGATACGCTCGCTGCTCGGCAACAAGTTTGCCGACGGAGTGCCGGGCTTCGAGCAGATCGCCGCACGCCTCGGGATGTCGCCGTCGAGTTTGCGCCGCCGGCTCATGAACGAACGTACCAGTTATCAACGCCTGAAGGATGAGTGCCGTCGCGACGAGGCGATCCATTTGCTGGAGAGCAGCGATTCCAGCATCGCCGCGATCGGCGAGCGGCTGGGGTTTACCGAGGCAAGTTCGTTCATCCGCTCCTTTCGTGGCTGGACCGGCACCACGCCGAGCGGTTTCCGTAATCAAATGAAAGAGGGCCCCGCAGGGCCCTCATGA
- a CDS encoding dimethyl sulfoxide reductase anchor subunit, which translates to MNNTTSQMVGDSFRVGYRFQRHWDTPMANAFFCGELGGGTFFVSLLYNFVPGMLLGLLLTGVGKTWFHLTHMGVPRRSWRAIVRPDRSWISRGLVSIVLFIGAGFIHMLDVAFGNPLPAALGALIGLVAAVAALVVCTYQGFAMSHSTALALWSSAIMPIASLLYATTGGTLLVLLLGSGTLGDAAAAGLHDAALLLLLADAIMLLALLHGAHNGSPGARLSAELLLKTIYAREFLGLVVAAGVVAPALLLWLAGSAFLTVLLAAAGALIGFYTFRVLVFKAAVYEPIMSFKPRVGAQ; encoded by the coding sequence ATGAACAACACTACCTCGCAGATGGTCGGCGACAGCTTCCGTGTCGGTTACCGCTTCCAGCGCCACTGGGACACCCCGATGGCAAACGCGTTCTTCTGCGGCGAACTGGGCGGCGGAACCTTCTTCGTATCGCTGCTGTACAACTTCGTGCCCGGCATGCTGCTCGGCCTGCTGCTGACCGGTGTCGGCAAGACCTGGTTCCATCTCACGCACATGGGTGTGCCACGCAGATCATGGCGTGCGATCGTGCGCCCCGACCGCTCCTGGATCAGCCGCGGGCTGGTGTCGATCGTGCTGTTCATCGGCGCAGGCTTCATTCACATGCTTGACGTCGCTTTCGGCAACCCGCTGCCGGCTGCGCTTGGTGCGCTGATCGGACTGGTCGCTGCGGTCGCCGCCCTGGTCGTGTGCACCTACCAGGGCTTCGCCATGTCGCACTCCACCGCACTCGCACTGTGGAGTTCGGCGATCATGCCGATCGCCAGCCTGCTTTACGCGACCACGGGCGGCACGCTGCTGGTGCTGTTGCTGGGCAGCGGAACTCTGGGGGATGCCGCGGCGGCAGGCCTGCACGATGCTGCACTGTTGCTGCTGCTGGCCGACGCCATCATGCTGCTTGCCCTGCTCCACGGCGCCCACAACGGCTCCCCGGGTGCACGGCTATCGGCAGAACTGCTGCTGAAGACGATATACGCCCGCGAGTTCCTTGGTCTGGTGGTTGCTGCCGGCGTCGTGGCACCGGCGCTGCTGCTGTGGCTTGCCGGGTCAGCATTCCTGACGGTATTGCTCGCTGCGGCAGGCGCACTGATCGGTTTCTACACGTTCCGCGTACTCGTGTTCAAGGCAGCCGTCTACGAGCCGATCATGAGCTTCAAACCCCGTGTCGGAGCGCAATGA
- a CDS encoding AAA family ATPase, protein MNRLADGVDSARLPDCDIAVREVFGIDTDLRVPAFSTATEHVPALDPAYRFDRDTTLAILAGFAFNRRVLVQGYHGTGKTTHIEQVAARLNWSCLRINLDSHVSRIDLIGRDAIVLRDGRQVTEFREGLLPWAIQTATALVFDEYDAGRPDVMFVIQRVLELEGRFTLLDQNRVIVPHPAFRLFATANTLGFGDPTGLYHGTQPLNQGQMDRWNIVTNLNYLSAVHEGEILRARVPAYDTEQGRATLDAMVRVADLTRAGFVCGDLSTVMSPRTVITWAQNAAIFGDVAFAFRISFLNRCDILERPIVAEYYQRCFGEELAESVVAAKVNRQ, encoded by the coding sequence ATGAACCGACTGGCCGATGGCGTCGACAGTGCACGTTTGCCGGACTGCGACATCGCGGTACGCGAGGTGTTCGGAATCGACACCGATCTGCGTGTCCCGGCGTTTTCCACGGCGACCGAACACGTGCCTGCGCTGGACCCTGCGTATCGCTTCGATCGCGACACGACCCTTGCGATCCTGGCGGGCTTTGCGTTCAACCGTCGCGTACTGGTGCAGGGCTATCACGGTACCGGCAAGACGACGCATATCGAGCAGGTTGCAGCACGACTCAACTGGTCCTGTCTGAGGATCAATCTCGATAGTCATGTCAGTCGTATCGATCTCATTGGTCGCGATGCGATCGTACTGCGCGATGGGCGCCAGGTCACGGAGTTCCGTGAAGGCCTGCTGCCGTGGGCGATCCAGACCGCAACGGCACTGGTATTCGACGAATACGATGCGGGGCGCCCGGACGTCATGTTCGTGATCCAGCGGGTGCTCGAACTCGAAGGGCGCTTCACGCTGCTCGACCAGAACCGCGTGATCGTCCCGCATCCGGCGTTCCGTCTGTTTGCGACCGCAAACACACTCGGCTTCGGTGATCCCACCGGGCTCTACCATGGCACTCAGCCGCTGAACCAGGGTCAGATGGATCGCTGGAATATCGTGACCAATCTGAATTACCTGTCGGCAGTTCACGAAGGCGAAATCCTGCGTGCGCGAGTCCCTGCGTACGACACCGAACAGGGCCGTGCGACGCTGGATGCGATGGTGCGCGTAGCCGACCTGACGCGCGCAGGCTTCGTGTGCGGTGATCTGTCAACGGTGATGTCGCCACGCACCGTCATTACGTGGGCGCAGAATGCCGCGATTTTCGGTGACGTGGCGTTTGCGTTCCGGATCTCGTTTCTGAACCGGTGTGACATTCTCGAACGTCCGATAGTCGCCGAGTATTACCAGCGCTGTTTTGGTGAGGAGCTGGCGGAATCCGTCGTCGCAGCGAAGGTGAATCGGCAATGA
- a CDS encoding acyl-CoA dehydrogenase: MATSDWGSFDWEDPFRIGEQLDEEERLVMQTARDYARDRLEPRIREAYRNEGTDPAIFREMGELGLLGATLHGYGCPGVSYTSYGLIAREIERIDSGYRSMFSVQSSLVMYPIYTYGTEAQREKYLPGLARGELIGCFGLTEPDFGSDPGGLITRARKVDGGYVLSGAKMWISNAPIADVFVVWAKCDDGRIRGFVLEKGMKGLSAPKIEGKLSLRASITGQIVMEDVEVGEGQLLPGVEGLKGPFGCLNSARFGIAWGALGAAEACWHAARSYTLERKQFKRPLAANQLIQKKLADMQTEISLGLLGCLQAARLKERGQLAPELISLLKRNSCGKALDVARMARDMHGGNGISDEYPVFRHMVNLETVNTYEGTHDVHALILGRAQTGIAAF, encoded by the coding sequence ATGGCGACTTCGGACTGGGGCAGTTTCGATTGGGAAGATCCGTTCCGTATCGGGGAGCAACTCGACGAGGAAGAAAGGCTGGTGATGCAGACTGCGCGCGATTATGCGCGTGACCGGCTCGAGCCGAGGATTCGGGAGGCGTATCGCAACGAGGGCACGGATCCGGCGATCTTTCGCGAGATGGGCGAGCTGGGTCTGCTGGGTGCGACGCTGCACGGTTACGGCTGTCCTGGCGTGAGCTACACGAGTTATGGCCTGATCGCGCGCGAGATCGAACGCATCGATTCCGGCTACCGATCGATGTTCAGCGTGCAGTCGAGTCTGGTGATGTACCCGATCTACACGTACGGGACCGAGGCGCAACGCGAGAAGTACCTGCCGGGACTGGCGCGCGGTGAGCTGATCGGCTGCTTCGGGCTGACCGAGCCGGATTTCGGTTCCGATCCGGGCGGGTTGATCACGCGCGCGCGCAAGGTCGACGGTGGTTATGTGCTGAGCGGTGCCAAGATGTGGATCAGCAACGCGCCGATCGCGGACGTGTTCGTGGTGTGGGCGAAGTGCGATGACGGACGGATCCGCGGCTTCGTGCTCGAGAAGGGGATGAAGGGTCTGAGTGCGCCGAAGATCGAGGGCAAGCTCAGCCTGCGCGCGTCGATCACGGGTCAGATCGTGATGGAAGACGTCGAGGTCGGGGAGGGGCAGTTGCTGCCCGGCGTCGAGGGGCTGAAGGGGCCTTTCGGCTGCCTGAACAGTGCGCGTTTCGGCATTGCGTGGGGTGCGCTCGGTGCGGCCGAGGCGTGCTGGCACGCGGCGCGCAGCTACACGCTCGAGCGCAAGCAGTTCAAGCGGCCGCTGGCGGCGAATCAGTTGATCCAGAAGAAGCTGGCCGACATGCAGACGGAAATCTCGCTCGGTCTGCTCGGTTGCCTGCAGGCGGCGCGACTGAAGGAGCGCGGGCAGCTTGCGCCGGAGCTGATCTCGCTGCTGAAGCGCAATTCCTGCGGCAAGGCGCTCGATGTGGCGCGCATGGCGCGCGACATGCATGGTGGCAACGGGATCTCGGACGAATACCCGGTGTTCCGGCACATGGTGAATCTGGAGACCGTGAACACCTACGAGGGCACACACGATGTGCACGCGTTGATTCTCGGTCGTGCACAGACGGGGATCGCGGCGTTCTGA
- a CDS encoding cobaltochelatase subunit CobT, with amino-acid sequence MNAQRSAAARPVELKRVLSAAGRALAARGAGPFGWEELLDSPAPTTRKVGRACGDDELSSAEIRVLRGRVDAQALHVRHHDPHQGDVMSTAGEVVATLLAALEEVRVQALGARVMPGVADNLRELLQRQCTERGYHTIQHRREVPLLDALAFHVRAIVAPQTLPPAAMRVLSAWADILEPLTCRLRERLVAELDEQELFAATCAAMIAGLGHIEGDSIVPVVRRPLHSPALQAEDLAPSEAQRESLSASVPFAGNQGLAAVSVERRTPTRRVRTELDQGGVSDGRADFATIAGSDAAGYRVFDATCDVVRDALELRPAEELARLRARLDELVVQHSHLVARLANRLRRSLLALERQDWTRDLDEGGLDTSRLARAVADPAFPLSYRQQRDVHTRDTVVSVLIDNSGSMAGTPIETAAVCADILARTLERCGVRSEILGFTTAAWKGGQVRERWVAAGRPPHPGRLNELLHIVYKSAETSWRRARDGLGLMLDASLLKENIDGEAVLWAHQRLLARPERRRILIVVSDGEPADETSRDANGAAYLERHLRRVIAAIESRSPVHLCAIGVGHDVTRHYRRSLTIDGPGQLGDALAGQLARVLGEDGGNTADGRSVAQARWRAGHWQE; translated from the coding sequence ATGAACGCGCAACGGTCCGCCGCTGCACGCCCGGTTGAGCTCAAGCGCGTGCTGAGCGCTGCAGGGCGGGCGCTGGCCGCGCGCGGGGCTGGTCCGTTTGGCTGGGAGGAGCTGCTCGACTCGCCGGCACCGACCACGCGCAAGGTGGGGCGTGCATGCGGGGATGACGAGTTGAGCAGCGCTGAAATCCGGGTGTTGCGCGGTCGCGTCGATGCGCAGGCGTTGCATGTGCGCCACCACGACCCTCATCAGGGCGATGTCATGTCGACTGCCGGCGAGGTCGTGGCCACGCTGCTCGCTGCGCTGGAGGAAGTGCGCGTGCAGGCGCTTGGGGCACGCGTGATGCCGGGGGTTGCAGACAATCTGCGCGAGTTGCTGCAACGGCAGTGCACGGAGCGCGGCTATCACACGATACAGCATCGCCGCGAGGTGCCGCTGCTCGATGCCTTGGCGTTTCACGTGCGCGCAATCGTTGCGCCGCAAACACTGCCTCCTGCAGCGATGCGCGTGCTGTCCGCCTGGGCCGACATTCTGGAGCCACTGACCTGCCGGCTGCGTGAGCGACTCGTGGCCGAGCTCGACGAGCAGGAGCTGTTCGCCGCGACCTGCGCGGCCATGATCGCCGGGTTGGGGCATATCGAAGGGGACTCGATCGTTCCGGTCGTGCGCCGGCCGCTGCACAGCCCCGCGCTGCAGGCCGAAGATCTGGCTCCCAGTGAAGCACAGCGCGAGAGTCTGAGCGCGAGTGTTCCGTTTGCCGGCAACCAGGGCCTGGCGGCGGTATCGGTTGAACGGCGTACGCCGACGCGCAGGGTGCGTACCGAACTCGACCAGGGTGGTGTGTCGGATGGTCGTGCGGATTTCGCCACGATTGCCGGCAGCGATGCCGCCGGATATCGCGTCTTCGATGCCACCTGCGATGTGGTGCGGGATGCGCTCGAGTTGCGCCCCGCAGAGGAACTCGCGCGCTTGCGTGCCCGGCTCGACGAGCTGGTGGTGCAACATTCGCATCTGGTCGCGCGGCTGGCAAATCGTCTGCGCCGGAGCCTCCTCGCACTGGAGAGGCAGGACTGGACACGCGATCTCGACGAAGGGGGACTGGATACCAGCCGGTTGGCACGTGCGGTGGCCGATCCCGCCTTTCCGCTGTCCTATCGGCAGCAGCGTGATGTGCACACGCGCGATACGGTGGTGTCGGTGTTGATCGACAATTCGGGGTCGATGGCCGGAACGCCGATCGAGACAGCGGCGGTGTGCGCCGACATACTTGCGCGCACACTGGAGCGCTGCGGTGTGCGCAGTGAGATTCTGGGTTTCACGACTGCGGCCTGGAAGGGAGGACAGGTGCGTGAACGCTGGGTTGCGGCTGGCCGCCCGCCGCACCCGGGACGACTGAACGAACTGCTGCACATCGTGTACAAGTCGGCTGAAACGAGCTGGCGACGGGCGCGTGACGGTCTCGGACTGATGCTCGATGCGTCGCTGCTGAAGGAAAACATCGATGGAGAGGCTGTGCTCTGGGCGCATCAGCGTCTGTTGGCGCGACCCGAGCGCCGGCGCATCCTGATCGTGGTGTCGGACGGCGAGCCGGCCGACGAGACGAGCAGGGACGCCAACGGCGCGGCGTATCTGGAGCGTCATCTGCGCCGGGTGATCGCTGCCATCGAGAGTCGGTCTCCGGTGCATCTGTGTGCAATCGGGGTGGGGCACGATGTGACGCGTCATTACCGTCGGAGTTTGACGATCGACGGCCCGGGGCAACTCGGTGATGCCCTGGCAGGGCAACTGGCGCGTGTGCTTGGCGAAGATGGTGGCAATACGGCGGATGGCAGGAGTGTGGCACAGGCGCGTTGGCGCGCGGGGCACTGGCAGGAATGA
- a CDS encoding sulfite exporter TauE/SafE family protein, producing MMAEISLPALLLLLATGYVAGVINTLAGGGSNLTLPALMVLGLPADVANATNRVGVLLQSVAGVRGFHRYGKLAWHDAGAVLLPTLLGGLVGAIVATAVPVALLKPLLLTTMVGMSLLILVRPATVAPPEGTEPLPLRGRPGAWIALFATGVYGGFVQAGVGFVLIAALAGTLRYDLVRSNALKMLCTGAFTLVALLVFIGNGLVAWLPGLALGASTMLGATHGVHLAIRVRQQTLKWFLFLMTLCASIAAMWH from the coding sequence ATGATGGCCGAGATTTCACTCCCCGCCCTGCTCCTGCTGCTCGCGACCGGCTACGTCGCCGGCGTGATCAACACACTCGCGGGCGGCGGCTCGAACCTGACGCTGCCCGCGCTGATGGTTCTGGGCCTGCCGGCCGACGTGGCGAACGCAACCAACCGCGTCGGAGTGCTGCTGCAGTCCGTTGCGGGTGTGCGCGGCTTTCACCGCTACGGAAAGCTTGCATGGCACGACGCCGGCGCCGTGTTGCTGCCTACGCTGCTGGGTGGTCTCGTCGGTGCGATCGTGGCGACGGCGGTGCCCGTCGCGCTCCTGAAACCGCTGCTGCTCACCACGATGGTCGGCATGTCGCTGCTGATCCTGGTGCGACCGGCAACCGTGGCGCCACCCGAGGGAACAGAACCACTGCCGCTGCGTGGACGGCCCGGCGCCTGGATCGCGCTGTTCGCCACCGGTGTCTACGGTGGCTTCGTGCAGGCGGGCGTGGGTTTCGTGCTGATCGCCGCGCTCGCCGGCACGTTGCGCTACGACCTCGTCCGCAGCAATGCGTTGAAGATGTTGTGCACCGGCGCGTTCACGCTGGTCGCACTGCTGGTGTTCATCGGCAACGGGCTCGTGGCCTGGCTGCCGGGGCTGGCCCTCGGCGCGAGCACGATGCTTGGTGCCACCCACGGCGTGCACCTTGCGATCCGGGTTCGCCAGCAGACGCTGAAATGGTTTCTGTTCCTGATGACTCTGTGCGCCAGCATTGCGGCCATGTGGCACTGA
- a CDS encoding 4Fe-4S dicluster domain-containing protein yields the protein MARMGMVFDIKRCIGCNACVVACKQENTLPDGVFFTRTLSEEYGVYPAVNRVYIPTLCNHCEDAPCEKVCPSGATWTRADGIVMVDQDKCIGCGSCAVACPYDQRTKLEQKKFDEGLFGDGTLTPFEESGYGRWTPGTVTKCDFCSGRVDHGLDPACVVTCPTDARIFGDLDDPNSKPSVLIRERGGQPPLPEKNTRPKVYYVN from the coding sequence ATGGCCAGGATGGGAATGGTCTTCGACATCAAGCGCTGTATCGGCTGCAACGCCTGCGTAGTCGCCTGCAAGCAGGAGAACACGCTGCCTGACGGCGTGTTCTTCACCCGCACGCTGAGTGAGGAGTACGGCGTGTATCCGGCGGTGAACCGCGTCTACATCCCGACGCTGTGCAACCACTGCGAGGACGCACCCTGCGAGAAGGTGTGTCCCAGCGGCGCAACGTGGACGCGTGCGGACGGCATCGTGATGGTCGACCAGGACAAGTGCATCGGCTGCGGCAGTTGCGCCGTCGCGTGTCCGTACGACCAACGCACCAAGCTCGAGCAGAAGAAGTTCGACGAAGGGCTGTTCGGCGACGGTACGCTGACGCCGTTCGAGGAAAGCGGCTATGGCCGCTGGACTCCGGGCACGGTGACGAAGTGCGACTTCTGCAGCGGACGCGTGGATCACGGACTGGATCCGGCATGCGTGGTCACCTGCCCCACCGATGCCCGCATCTTCGGCGATCTGGACGATCCGAACAGCAAGCCGAGCGTGCTGATCCGCGAGCGCGGGGGCCAGCCGCCGTTGCCTGAAAAGAACACTCGCCCGAAGGTCTACTACGTGAACTGA